The following is a genomic window from Engraulis encrasicolus isolate BLACKSEA-1 chromosome 13, IST_EnEncr_1.0, whole genome shotgun sequence.
CTTTTATGTATTGGGTAGACAGTTCCTTCTATACCTGTTCCACCTTGCGCTTACATCAGTTTTAAGCCATAGGCCAGTGTGACTAAGAATGCAACTAGGAAATTCAGTTCTATTTAGAGATAACAAtttaaaaaatgcaaacatgcacacttcATTCTGAAgattacatattcatgaatgtaTACAGCTACGGCATGTCCAAGCTCTCGTTGTCAGCTTCCCTTTTTACTTTTTTCCAGTTATCCTGGGTAGAATTTTTGTTTTCCGTTTGCCTATGTTCAAAAGCTGCAACTGACCTACCTCTGTTTTAAATGAAAATATATGTTGAACATAGACACCTGTCACCTACACTTGTTTAGGTGGACATTATTTGTTAAGATGTGGTGACTTGGAAAAACATTACTCTCTCATGAAGTGAAGGATAATTCTTTCAGATTTATTGGATTTCAAATCTGTGGCTATGGCTATAATCTCAGTGAAGCCAAATTTGAGGTCTAATCTTACTTCCCTATCCAGTCTAGGACCACTGGGATTAGGCAAGGGAACTATCATGGTAGCCATTTCATCCACTCCCCATTCATCAATGTAAATTGCATTTGGTCTGTCAGTGCTATAGAACGTGAACGCCATTTCCTTTTGTTCCCTAGTGACTGGATGAAAGGTGAAATTTCTGGTCTCATTGTACCCAACTGATTCCCCCTTCCTCACCAGCCTCTTGAACAGATCCTTACAGAACTCCTCACCATCACAGTTTGTGTATTTTTTCTCTATCTTGTGCTTGGTCTCATTAAACCATTTACTTGTGTCTACACCATAGGTGAGGGCGGAAATTCGTGACTGTACTATCTCTGGCTGACTTCCAAAGTCTGCAGCACCCACCATTATAGCTTGCTGAGGATGTTGTGGGCAGAGGACTTCACATGTATTGCCAAACTGATGCTTAATGTAGTTCTGCAAGATTTTAGACATGGCAAATCCTCCCACCATCACTAAATACCTAATGTGCAATTCTTGGTTTTTCAAGAAGTCTCTGAGGACCCCAGCTATGCCTCTCAAACTTTCATCAAAAAAGGATCTGAATTTTGCGGCCGAGATGTCAATCGACCCATCATTCCAAGTCACACCCGGATGGCCTTTCAGAAGCTCTTGTACAGTTTTATTCCCATGCTTCTCCTTAACAATCTCTATCAAATTGTACTGACAGGGAAAGCTGTAGCCATCATTTTCATCAGCACACTTAGCAAATGCAAATTCATACAGCAGCTTCTGGAGTTCGGGTGCATGCCGCGTCTCATACTCCTTCCAGACTTCATCACCGAAGATTTCCTTTAAAAAGGATTTTAGTTGACGATCTATATTCTGGCCTCCTAGGTCATTTCCGGATGCCTTGCTTACCTCCTTCAATGCACCTCCATCAAGCACTTCATGCAGCGTAATGTCAATGGTCCCACCtgtaaaaaaagtaaataaaattcAGACTATCTGAGCTATTTCACTCTGGTAGTTACCAACCAATGAACTGGAGGCaatttaaaattaaaatgcttATTTAAGGGATCTTTATCTACAGTAATAGGCTTGCCATACCTCCACAGTCTGCAACAATGTACTGTGTTCCAGGCATTTGATCTAGTCTCAttgtgtcctcctctcctcccacgaaGCCATCACTCGGCAGCTCTTTGCAGTAGATTGCTGCAGCTTCGGGCTCCAGGGCCAGGATGAGCCTTTCAGGGTCTGAGTCTGTCACCAGGCCAGCCTGAAATAGAATGCAGCAATTTACTCAAAAACTAAAGCACCAAACAGTAGTCTGGAGTGCTTACTAAACAGGTGCTCTTTGGATCAAGGAAATTAGTCACATACATCTAAGCAGCAGTGTACTTATCTCTATTAATTAACACACATACATTGAAGGATTGCAATGTAAATTTAAGGTTGCAAGTGAAGTGCTATAATACCTTTATGGCTACATCTCTCATGAACTGTTTAGCTGCGTTGCTCCAAATTGCGGGCACGGTCAGCACCCAAGTGATGTCAGAATTCCGTAGCTTAGTTACTTTTGAAAAGTTTTCCACCTTTCGCAGGACATGGTCCTTCAGATATCGCAGACTTTCTGTAAACACTGTCATAGCAGGCATTTGTTTCCCATTCGTTGCCGTCACTTGCAAATCACTTTGGATAACCTGCAATTTAAGGGAATACAATTACCAAATAATTTGAAAAGAAAGATGTGCTGTAAACATTGCTAGAATTATTGTTAGAATTAATTCTAAAACCATTGAGGCTTTACAGATTTTCTCCATTGCATAGATCATTCTCAATTGCCTTGGCTCATGTTCATGattttttcaaaaatctctttttaTGTAGAAGTTATTcaactgtccacgtatgtggacactaTGCATCAAAGGGGTGAAAAGTTATGCAGGCCTATACTGTTGGAAATACAAAATAAgccattttatttcctttttatggtATGTTATGCTACATaataacacaatataacactttaacaccatatat
Proteins encoded in this region:
- the LOC134461642 gene encoding heat shock 70 kDa protein 12A-like codes for the protein MAKTVLTIAIDFGTAYSGYHVKCNTPGKGAQFRDVQWGEEYGIRSCKTPTCALFDNTDHFVDFGYAAMKKYTSKGFQDGYFFENFKMDLYKNKVIQSDLQVTATNGKQMPAMTVFTESLRYLKDHVLRKVENFSKVTKLRNSDITWVLTVPAIWSNAAKQFMRDVAIKAGLVTDSDPERLILALEPEAAAIYCKELPSDGFVGGEEDTMRLDQMPGTQYIVADCGGGTIDITLHEVLDGGALKEVSKASGNDLGGQNIDRQLKSFLKEIFGDEVWKEYETRHAPELQKLLYEFAFAKCADENDGYSFPCQYNLIEIVKEKHGNKTVQELLKGHPGVTWNDGSIDISAAKFRSFFDESLRGIAGVLRDFLKNQELHIRYLVMVGGFAMSKILQNYIKHQFGNTCEVLCPQHPQQAIMVGAADFGSQPEIVQSRISALTYGVDTSKWFNETKHKIEKKYTNCDGEEFCKDLFKRLVRKGESVGYNETRNFTFHPVTREQKEMAFTFYSTDRPNAIYIDEWGVDEMATMIVPLPNPSGPRLDREVRLDLKFGFTEIIAIATDLKSNKSERIILHFMRE